One segment of Streptomyces sp. NBC_00576 DNA contains the following:
- a CDS encoding YfjP family GTPase, with protein sequence MTAVTDHDHHDASAENAPPREGLSDGDKAKAEDKAEDKDQTEKGENEEQKEGDKKGREKKKDGEKKGSEGGAPGKASSADADADADADGDGGVDSDVDGDGHVRVAGDSDSGARSSHEGPPEDAHTDPRPDPRPESESSGAWDDGLIARRVSETDPPVRETVVETRVSSSVPQPVMPLAYDGPLRSRLDALRELVGLSRTRLDSRTLAEAGRVLDEAVARRRLSGEHTVVAIAGATGSGKSQLFNALAGVAISETGVRRPTTAAPIACSWSDGAATLIDRLGIPGRLRRRPLQSAEAEAQLRGLVLIDLPDHDSAAVQHREQVDRVLALVDAVIWVVDPEKYADAVLHERYLRPMAGHAEVMFVVLNQVDRLPGEAAHQVLDDLRRLLDEDGIALGEYGEPGATVLALSALTGDGIGELREALGQFVGERGAAARRISADLDAAAWQMRSVYATGRRAGLSERARDEFSDRLADAVGATAAGQAAERVWLRNANRACGTPWLRLLRWCQDRREPFTGRFPVREQPDEEATARQRVEQAVRTVAERASAGLPAPWALAVREAAVRGAQGLPEALDELAARAGTPSGRPPRPPRPGWWPVAVLAQASMTLLQVVGGLWLMAQIVGAMAPNLGVPVLLMSVGIVGGPGVEWSCGLAARGPARRYGLEAERRLREAAAGCGRARVLDPVAAELLRYREVREQYARVTGARAGVG encoded by the coding sequence GTGACCGCCGTCACTGACCACGACCACCACGACGCCTCGGCCGAAAACGCGCCTCCACGGGAGGGCCTTTCCGACGGCGACAAGGCCAAGGCCGAGGACAAGGCCGAGGACAAGGATCAGACGGAGAAGGGGGAGAACGAAGAGCAGAAGGAGGGCGACAAGAAGGGTAGAGAGAAGAAGAAAGACGGGGAGAAGAAGGGCAGCGAGGGCGGCGCCCCCGGGAAGGCGTCTTCCGCCGATGCCGATGCCGATGCCGATGCCGATGGCGATGGCGGTGTCGATAGCGATGTCGATGGAGACGGACACGTGCGCGTGGCGGGCGATTCCGACTCCGGCGCCCGCTCCAGCCACGAGGGCCCCCCCGAGGACGCCCATACAGATCCCCGTCCAGACCCCCGTCCGGAATCCGAGTCCTCCGGCGCCTGGGACGACGGACTCATCGCCCGCCGCGTGTCCGAGACGGACCCTCCCGTGCGCGAGACGGTCGTCGAGACCAGGGTCTCCAGCAGCGTCCCCCAGCCCGTGATGCCGCTCGCCTACGACGGGCCGCTGCGCTCCCGACTCGATGCGCTCCGCGAGCTCGTGGGGCTGTCCCGTACCCGGCTCGACAGCAGAACGCTCGCCGAGGCCGGCCGGGTCCTCGACGAGGCGGTGGCCCGGCGCAGGCTCTCTGGGGAGCACACCGTCGTCGCCATCGCGGGCGCCACCGGCAGTGGCAAGTCCCAGCTGTTCAACGCCCTCGCCGGAGTCGCCATTTCGGAGACCGGCGTACGCCGGCCGACCACCGCCGCACCCATCGCGTGCAGTTGGAGCGACGGCGCCGCGACCCTCATCGACCGGCTCGGCATCCCGGGACGTCTGCGCCGGCGCCCCCTGCAGAGCGCGGAGGCGGAGGCGCAACTGCGCGGCCTGGTGCTGATCGACCTGCCCGACCACGACTCGGCGGCCGTCCAGCACCGCGAACAGGTGGACCGCGTACTGGCACTGGTCGACGCGGTCATCTGGGTCGTCGATCCGGAGAAGTACGCGGATGCCGTGCTCCACGAGCGCTATCTGCGGCCCATGGCCGGGCACGCCGAGGTCATGTTCGTCGTCCTCAACCAGGTGGACCGGCTCCCCGGTGAGGCCGCCCATCAGGTCCTCGACGACCTGCGGCGACTGCTCGACGAGGACGGCATCGCCCTGGGGGAGTACGGCGAACCGGGCGCCACCGTACTGGCGCTGTCCGCGCTAACCGGGGACGGCATCGGCGAACTGCGCGAGGCGCTCGGGCAGTTCGTGGGCGAGCGCGGGGCCGCGGCACGCCGGATCTCGGCCGACCTCGACGCCGCAGCGTGGCAGATGCGGTCCGTGTACGCCACCGGCCGCCGCGCCGGGCTGAGTGAACGGGCCCGGGACGAGTTCTCCGACCGGCTCGCCGACGCGGTGGGCGCCACCGCCGCCGGCCAGGCCGCCGAACGAGTCTGGCTGCGCAACGCCAACCGCGCCTGCGGCACCCCGTGGCTGCGGCTGTTGCGCTGGTGCCAGGACCGGCGTGAACCCTTCACCGGCCGCTTCCCCGTACGCGAGCAACCGGACGAGGAGGCCACGGCCCGCCAGCGTGTCGAACAGGCGGTGCGTACGGTCGCGGAACGGGCGTCCGCCGGACTGCCCGCGCCGTGGGCGCTGGCGGTGCGCGAGGCGGCCGTACGGGGAGCACAGGGCCTGCCCGAGGCGCTGGACGAGCTGGCGGCGCGGGCCGGGACGCCCTCGGGTCGGCCGCCCCGGCCGCCACGGCCGGGCTGGTGGCCGGTCGCCGTGCTGGCGCAGGCGTCCATGACGCTCCTTCAGGTCGTCGGCGGGCTGTGGCTGATGGCCCAGATCGTCGGGGCCATGGCGCCGAACCTGGGGGTGCCGGTGCTGTTGATGTCGGTGGGCATCGTCGGCGGTCCGGGCGTGGAGTGGAGCTGCGGGCTGGCGGCTCGCGGACCGGCCCGCCGGTACGGCCTGGAAGCGGAACGGCGGCTGCGGGAAGCGGCGGCAGGCTGCGGCCGGGCCCGGGTGCTGGATCCGGTGGCGGCGGAACTGCTGCGGTATCGCGAGGTACGGGAGCAGTACGCGCGGGTCACGGGGGCCCGGGCGGGGGTGGGGTGA
- a CDS encoding single-stranded DNA-binding protein, protein MNETMVCAVGNVATHPVYRDLASGASSRFRLAVTSRYWDREKNAWTDGHTNFFTVWANRALATNVGASLSVGEQVIVQGRLKVRTEMRDGQSWTSAEIDAVAIGHDLARGTSAFRRSAGPLKGEAAAPARPEPSWETPVADEGGAGAQHRREPAAVT, encoded by the coding sequence GTGAACGAGACGATGGTGTGCGCGGTGGGCAACGTGGCGACGCATCCGGTGTACCGCGATCTAGCGTCGGGGGCGTCGTCGAGGTTCCGGCTCGCGGTGACCTCGCGCTATTGGGACCGCGAGAAGAACGCGTGGACGGACGGACACACCAACTTCTTCACGGTGTGGGCGAACCGAGCCCTCGCGACGAACGTCGGGGCATCCCTGTCGGTGGGCGAACAGGTCATCGTGCAGGGCCGGTTGAAGGTGCGCACCGAGATGCGCGACGGGCAGAGCTGGACATCGGCGGAGATCGACGCCGTGGCGATCGGCCACGACCTCGCGCGGGGCACGTCTGCCTTCCGGCGCTCCGCCGGCCCACTCAAGGGCGAGGCCGCGGCACCGGCCCGCCCCGAACCCAGTTGGGAGACCCCGGTGGCCGACGAGGGCGGGGCGGGAGCCCAACATCGGCGGGAGCCGGCGGCGGTGACATGA
- a CDS encoding TQXA domain-containing protein: MFSSFSALSGRGRAAAARLAAATMVSGLAVTGALVTAGNAVADGTPQQQGGATATIGGLKTYGAAVVHGADGDEQVSAGLFEMSVDNGGMLQTYGVDLYNPTQKDAKYQETSWSGTSLGADKDAGRIRWILQNSYPQVNDLAALAGRAGAAGLTEQDAAAGTQVAIWRYSDGADVDAVDPRAEKLADYLEKNARSVAEPEASLTLDPPAVSGHPGERLGPVTVHTGADSVTVIPPADAATSGVRVVDQDGKAVTSVVDGGQVFFEVPEDALDGSAALSVQASTSVPVGRAFTSDSRSQTQILAGSSESTVSATATANWAATGPVPALSAQKNCAKDGVDITAANKGDEAFTFQLMGFEHTIEAGASRTVTIPLQEDQPYDLTILGPNRFEQRFTGVLDCETQGSASGDAVQTLSEPSPALAGGTPAGGVNLAETGSSSATPMIAGIAIVLLVIGGGVVLLVGKKEPRGAGPRK; the protein is encoded by the coding sequence GTGTTTTCTTCGTTCTCCGCGCTGTCCGGGCGCGGGCGAGCGGCGGCGGCCCGGCTCGCCGCCGCGACGATGGTGTCGGGTCTCGCGGTCACCGGCGCGCTGGTCACCGCCGGTAACGCCGTCGCTGACGGGACTCCGCAGCAGCAGGGCGGGGCGACCGCCACCATAGGCGGGCTGAAGACGTACGGCGCGGCCGTCGTCCACGGGGCCGACGGGGACGAGCAGGTCTCCGCGGGCCTGTTCGAGATGTCCGTCGACAACGGCGGCATGCTGCAGACGTACGGCGTCGACCTGTACAACCCGACGCAGAAGGACGCCAAGTACCAGGAGACCTCCTGGAGCGGCACCTCCCTGGGTGCCGACAAGGATGCGGGCAGGATTCGCTGGATCCTGCAGAACTCCTATCCGCAGGTGAACGACCTCGCGGCGCTGGCCGGCCGGGCGGGTGCGGCCGGCCTCACCGAGCAGGACGCGGCGGCGGGCACCCAGGTGGCCATCTGGCGCTACTCGGACGGTGCGGACGTGGACGCCGTGGACCCGCGGGCCGAGAAGCTCGCGGACTATCTGGAGAAGAACGCGCGGAGTGTCGCGGAGCCCGAGGCCTCGCTGACCCTTGACCCGCCCGCGGTCTCCGGCCACCCCGGTGAGCGGCTCGGACCGGTCACAGTGCACACCGGCGCGGACAGCGTCACGGTGATACCGCCCGCCGACGCCGCGACGAGCGGGGTACGGGTCGTCGACCAGGATGGCAAGGCCGTCACGTCCGTGGTCGACGGCGGCCAGGTGTTCTTCGAGGTGCCCGAGGACGCGCTGGACGGTTCGGCCGCCCTGAGCGTCCAGGCCTCGACCAGCGTGCCGGTCGGCCGCGCCTTCACCTCCGACAGCAGAAGCCAGACCCAGATCCTCGCCGGCTCCAGCGAGTCCACGGTCTCGGCGACGGCGACCGCGAACTGGGCGGCCACGGGTCCCGTCCCCGCGTTGTCGGCGCAGAAGAACTGTGCAAAGGACGGCGTGGACATCACGGCCGCCAACAAGGGCGACGAGGCGTTCACCTTCCAGCTGATGGGCTTCGAGCACACCATCGAGGCCGGGGCGTCGCGGACAGTGACAATCCCCTTGCAGGAGGACCAGCCGTACGACCTCACGATTCTGGGGCCGAACCGCTTCGAGCAGCGGTTCACGGGTGTCCTCGACTGCGAGACCCAGGGCAGCGCGAGCGGCGACGCGGTCCAGACGCTCAGCGAGCCGAGCCCGGCCCTGGCGGGCGGCACCCCCGCCGGGGGCGTCAACCTGGCCGAGACCGGCAGCTCCAGTGCGACACCGATGATCGCGGGCATCGCGATCGTCCTGCTGGTGATCGGCGGCGGCGTGGTGCTCCTGGTCGGCAAGAAGGAGCCGCGCGGGGCAGGCCCCCGCAAGTGA